A genomic window from Rhizobium sp. EC-SD404 includes:
- a CDS encoding LysR family transcriptional regulator — protein sequence MSQAEGLNSQNHLVRKGLKFSQLRLLAVLRDTGQIGAAAEQVGMTQPAASRLMAQLEEMIGTPIFTRHARGVSLTEAGHIMADQAVRTLRELDLSQERVVQAIQGTRGLVRIGSVTGPSLELILPLVREIRVLSPAVEIAVQVDTSNKLAEALLARELDFYVGRIPDGVHAQPFAVSDIGDEPIGLVVRADHPLTRIDPLSLDRCLDYDWVMQPPGGLLRRTAEDYILSKGLRLPRRVLGTASTLFTLALVQKTNAIAPLARAVAEFFIDSSGLGSRLATLPVAPDLTVKTYGIVTRQERDLSPAAETILATLLRRCSPGKDGVDAG from the coding sequence ATGAGCCAGGCCGAGGGTCTTAACAGCCAGAACCACCTCGTCCGCAAGGGACTGAAATTCTCGCAGTTGCGCCTGCTTGCGGTTTTGCGGGACACGGGCCAGATCGGGGCGGCGGCCGAACAGGTCGGCATGACGCAGCCGGCTGCTTCGCGTCTCATGGCACAGCTGGAAGAGATGATCGGAACGCCGATCTTCACCCGCCATGCGCGTGGCGTCTCCTTGACGGAAGCCGGCCACATCATGGCCGATCAGGCGGTTCGGACCCTGCGAGAACTCGACCTCTCCCAGGAGCGGGTTGTCCAAGCCATCCAGGGAACGCGCGGTCTCGTGCGCATTGGATCGGTGACCGGCCCTTCGCTAGAACTGATCCTGCCACTGGTGCGCGAAATCCGCGTGCTCTCGCCAGCCGTCGAGATTGCGGTTCAGGTCGATACGTCGAACAAGCTCGCGGAAGCGCTGCTTGCGCGTGAACTGGATTTCTACGTCGGCCGCATTCCCGATGGCGTCCATGCACAGCCTTTTGCGGTGTCCGATATTGGCGACGAACCGATCGGCCTCGTGGTGCGCGCCGATCATCCCCTGACACGGATCGATCCGTTGTCGCTCGACCGGTGCCTCGATTACGATTGGGTCATGCAGCCGCCGGGCGGCCTTCTGCGGCGCACTGCGGAGGATTACATCCTGTCCAAGGGGCTGCGTCTTCCCCGCCGCGTGCTCGGCACCGCGTCCACGCTATTCACCCTCGCGCTCGTGCAGAAAACCAACGCTATCGCGCCGCTGGCGCGGGCGGTTGCGGAATTCTTCATCGACAGCAGTGGCCTCGGTAGCCGGCTCGCCACATTGCCCGTGGCGCCCGACCTGACGGTCAAGACCTACGGCATCGTAACCCGCCAGGAGCGCGATCTTTCTCCCGCCGCCGAGACGATCCTTGCAACGCTCCTGCGCCGCTGTTCGCCCGGGAAGGACGGCGTGGACGCCGGCTGA
- the yjfF gene encoding galactofuranose ABC transporter, permease protein YjfF, with protein MNPRLYPLLTTIGIFIVGYFLCYLQFPNILSTRVVGNLLTDNAYLGIVAVGMTIVILSGGIDLSVGSVIAFSGVFIAVMLRDTDLPAPLVIVILLVITSAFGAAMGWLIHALAMPAFIVTLAGMFLARGAAYMLTIDSIAITDPIFAAIQNAYWLMPGKGRLTLIGVLMVVVVLAGALLGHRTRFGASVFALGGGEQTARLMGVNVGRTTVLIYAFSGLMAGLSGVVFSVYTGSGYPLATVGTELTAIAAVVIGGTILTGGAGYVIGTLFGVLTMGLIQTYLVFDGSLSSWWTKIVIGMLLLLFILLQKGLLRLTAFGAARA; from the coding sequence ATCAATCCGCGCCTCTATCCCCTGCTCACGACGATCGGCATCTTCATCGTCGGCTATTTCCTCTGCTACCTGCAGTTCCCGAACATCCTGTCGACCCGGGTCGTCGGCAATCTGCTGACCGACAACGCCTATCTCGGCATCGTGGCGGTCGGGATGACGATCGTCATCCTATCGGGTGGCATCGACCTGTCCGTCGGCTCCGTCATCGCATTCTCCGGCGTGTTCATCGCCGTGATGCTGCGCGATACCGACCTGCCGGCGCCGCTCGTGATCGTCATACTGCTGGTAATCACCAGCGCCTTCGGAGCAGCGATGGGGTGGCTGATCCATGCGCTTGCCATGCCGGCCTTCATCGTCACGCTTGCCGGCATGTTCCTCGCGCGCGGCGCCGCCTACATGCTGACGATTGACTCGATCGCCATCACCGACCCCATCTTTGCTGCGATTCAAAACGCCTACTGGCTGATGCCTGGCAAGGGACGGTTGACGCTGATCGGCGTTCTGATGGTTGTGGTCGTACTGGCAGGCGCCCTGCTCGGCCATCGCACACGGTTTGGGGCAAGCGTGTTCGCCCTCGGTGGCGGCGAACAGACCGCACGGCTTATGGGGGTCAATGTCGGGCGAACGACCGTCCTGATCTACGCATTCTCCGGCCTGATGGCGGGCTTGTCCGGCGTGGTATTCTCCGTCTACACCGGCTCCGGTTACCCGCTCGCCACCGTCGGCACCGAACTGACGGCGATCGCCGCCGTCGTGATCGGCGGGACAATCCTGACAGGCGGCGCCGGCTACGTGATCGGCACTCTGTTCGGCGTGCTGACGATGGGCCTCATCCAGACGTACCTCGTCTTCGACGGGAGCCTTTCCAGCTGGTGGACGAAGATCGTGATCGGCATGCTGCTCCTGCTCTTCATCCTGCTTCAGAAGGGCCTTCTTCGCCTGACAGCCTTCGGCGCGGCGCGCGCATGA
- the ytfQ gene encoding galactofuranose ABC transporter, galactofuranose-binding protein YtfQ: protein MTRVLLAGAALLALSAAASAQTVGFSQIGSESGWRAAETTLTRQQAEERGYTLQFSDAQQRQENQIAALRSFIAQGVDAILIAPVVATGWDSVLQEAQEAEIPVVLLDRQVDSSDDLYLTAVGSDLVHEGEVAGEWLLGEIGEEECRVVELQGTTGSSPAIDRAQGFRNAIEGNANVEIVRSQTGDFTRAGGKSVMESFLQAEGGGENICALYAHNDDMAIGAIQAIKEAGLAPGEEIKIVSIDAVPDIFQAMAAGEANATVELTPNMAGPAFDALEAYWADGTEPEKFIQTESRLYTQGDDPAGEYEARKDLGY, encoded by the coding sequence ATGACCAGAGTACTTCTTGCCGGAGCGGCCTTGCTCGCTCTTTCGGCAGCAGCATCAGCACAGACGGTCGGCTTCTCGCAGATCGGATCGGAATCCGGTTGGCGTGCAGCCGAAACGACGCTCACGCGGCAGCAGGCCGAAGAGCGCGGATATACGCTTCAGTTCTCCGACGCGCAGCAGCGCCAGGAAAACCAGATCGCAGCATTGCGTTCATTCATCGCTCAGGGCGTTGACGCCATTCTCATCGCGCCTGTCGTCGCGACGGGCTGGGACAGCGTGCTCCAGGAAGCCCAGGAGGCCGAGATTCCGGTCGTGCTTCTTGACCGTCAGGTCGATTCCTCCGACGATCTCTATCTGACGGCCGTCGGTTCGGATCTCGTTCACGAAGGCGAAGTGGCCGGCGAATGGCTGCTCGGTGAGATCGGTGAAGAGGAGTGCCGCGTGGTCGAATTGCAGGGGACCACTGGTTCGTCGCCCGCTATCGACCGGGCACAAGGCTTCCGCAATGCCATCGAAGGCAATGCCAATGTCGAGATCGTTCGCAGCCAGACCGGCGACTTCACCCGCGCCGGCGGCAAGAGCGTGATGGAAAGCTTCCTGCAGGCCGAAGGCGGTGGCGAAAACATCTGCGCGCTCTACGCCCACAATGACGACATGGCGATCGGCGCCATCCAGGCCATCAAGGAAGCCGGTCTTGCACCGGGCGAAGAGATCAAGATCGTCTCGATCGACGCCGTCCCTGACATCTTCCAGGCCATGGCTGCAGGTGAAGCGAATGCGACGGTGGAACTGACGCCGAACATGGCCGGCCCTGCCTTCGACGCTCTTGAAGCCTACTGGGCAGACGGCACCGAACCGGAGAAGTTCATCCAGACGGAATCGCGCCTTTACACCCAGGGCGACGATCCGGCAGGCGAATACGAGGCTCGCAAGGATCTCGGTTACTGA
- a CDS encoding SMP-30/gluconolactonase/LRE family protein, with protein MSEVTVHDGRACMLGEGALWHPERGQLFWFDILAGKFLSRSADGPLEWSFGECVSAAGWIDRDRLLIASETGLSLFDVATGERKTIAAVEADDASTRSNDGRADPFGGFWFGTMGKKAEPGKGAIYRFFQGRVEKLYGAITIPNAICFAPDGRRAYFADTASGIVRAVALDPEGWPTGEPEIFLDLASEDISPDGAVTDAEGCFWNAQWGASRVACYAPDGTLKRVVPLPAAHVSCPAFGGADFSTLFVTSALENIASPRPADGLTYAVRLDLRGRAEPAVGID; from the coding sequence ATGAGTGAGGTCACGGTCCATGACGGACGCGCGTGCATGCTGGGCGAAGGCGCGCTCTGGCATCCCGAGCGCGGCCAGCTCTTCTGGTTCGACATTCTCGCGGGCAAGTTCCTCAGCCGGTCAGCTGACGGCCCTCTCGAATGGAGCTTCGGAGAATGCGTATCGGCCGCAGGCTGGATCGACCGTGATCGGTTGCTGATCGCCAGTGAAACCGGCCTCAGCCTCTTCGACGTCGCGACCGGCGAGCGAAAGACGATCGCTGCCGTAGAGGCGGATGATGCTTCGACCCGTTCCAACGACGGTCGCGCCGATCCATTCGGCGGCTTCTGGTTCGGCACGATGGGCAAGAAGGCCGAGCCAGGAAAAGGTGCGATCTACCGCTTCTTCCAGGGCCGCGTCGAAAAGCTTTACGGCGCCATCACGATCCCCAACGCCATCTGTTTCGCGCCGGATGGACGCAGGGCTTATTTCGCCGACACCGCATCCGGGATCGTGCGCGCCGTAGCATTGGACCCTGAAGGGTGGCCGACGGGCGAGCCGGAGATATTCCTCGACCTTGCCTCCGAGGACATTTCGCCGGACGGAGCCGTGACGGATGCGGAGGGCTGTTTCTGGAATGCCCAATGGGGCGCTTCGCGTGTCGCCTGCTATGCACCGGACGGCACGCTGAAGCGAGTTGTACCTCTGCCGGCCGCGCACGTTTCGTGCCCCGCATTCGGCGGAGCCGACTTCTCGACCCTCTTCGTGACGAGTGCTCTCGAAAACATCGCGTCTCCCCGTCCCGCAGACGGCCTGACCTACGCGGTCCGTCTCGATCTCAGGGGGCGGGCCGAGCCGGCCGTTGGTATCGACTGA
- a CDS encoding aldo/keto reductase, protein MSLAYHRTLGASGLIVSPLALGTMTFGTGRWGTDDDASRAILHAYVDAGGNFVDTADIYSGGQSEDMLGRYIADAGLRDRLVIATKSGFSRTEGTALAGGNGKKNIRASLEASLKRLRTDYIDMYWMHVWDRTTPAEEVLGTLTDAVRAGKILHYGFSNTPSWYVAKIATLAAAHGLPKPVGLQYSYSLIDRGVELEIAPAAAEFGLGLVPWSPLGGGLLTGKYGRDMLARASVMPAMPDSASTAEPESSTGRLAGDNPFGGMLFTERNFDVVDEVRKIAEETGKSMAQVSLAWVAARPLVSSVLIGASSADQLRQNIGSLDVSISAEQLQRLDAATAMPLPNPYYIFQLPRPMLFGGSAVTPWAVAPH, encoded by the coding sequence ATGAGCCTCGCGTATCATCGAACACTCGGCGCTTCCGGATTGATCGTCAGCCCGCTCGCGCTCGGAACCATGACCTTCGGCACTGGACGCTGGGGCACCGACGACGATGCCTCGCGTGCCATTCTGCACGCTTATGTCGATGCGGGCGGCAATTTCGTCGACACGGCCGACATCTATTCAGGCGGGCAAAGCGAGGACATGCTGGGCCGCTATATTGCGGACGCCGGATTACGCGACAGGCTGGTGATCGCCACCAAGTCCGGCTTCTCCCGCACGGAAGGCACGGCGCTTGCCGGCGGCAACGGCAAGAAGAACATTCGCGCAAGCCTGGAAGCCTCGCTGAAACGACTTCGTACCGACTACATCGACATGTACTGGATGCATGTCTGGGACCGCACGACGCCTGCGGAAGAGGTTCTCGGCACGTTGACCGACGCGGTGCGCGCCGGAAAGATCCTGCACTACGGCTTTTCCAATACACCGAGCTGGTATGTGGCCAAGATCGCGACGCTCGCAGCCGCGCACGGCCTGCCGAAGCCTGTCGGCCTGCAATACAGCTATTCACTGATCGATCGCGGCGTGGAACTGGAGATCGCTCCGGCAGCGGCAGAGTTCGGCCTGGGTCTGGTGCCCTGGAGCCCGCTCGGGGGCGGCCTGCTGACAGGCAAATACGGTCGCGACATGCTTGCCCGGGCGAGCGTCATGCCGGCGATGCCCGATAGCGCCAGCACTGCGGAGCCCGAAAGCAGCACGGGTCGCCTTGCCGGCGACAATCCGTTTGGCGGTATGCTTTTCACCGAAAGAAACTTCGACGTCGTCGACGAAGTTCGAAAAATCGCTGAGGAAACCGGCAAGTCGATGGCCCAGGTCAGCCTGGCCTGGGTGGCCGCTCGTCCGCTTGTCTCCTCGGTGTTGATCGGAGCGAGCAGTGCCGACCAGCTTAGGCAAAACATCGGTTCGCTGGACGTCTCGATCTCGGCAGAGCAGTTGCAGAGGCTTGATGCGGCGACGGCCATGCCGCTTCCCAACCCCTATTACATATTCCAGCTGCCTCGCCCCATGCTGTTCGGAGGCAGTGCGGTAACGCCTTGGGCCGTGGCGCCGCACTGA
- a CDS encoding sugar ABC transporter ATP-binding protein gives MLLSITSLSKSFVGTKALQSVDFELAAGEVHALLGENGAGKSTLIKCLTGAYERDAGEIRLDGVSIDPSSTAEAQALGIGTVYQEVNLLPNLTVAQNLTFGREPRRFGLVDARAQRAQARAMLEPYGLDIDVDRDLGAYSVAIRQIIAIARAVALSGKVLILDEPTASLDAAEVRMLFTIVRKLRAEGLGIIFVSHFLDQVFAICDRVTVLRNGRKIVTEKTANLDRVRLISHMLGRDLEEAAHEHRKHADSDHAQRGPLLTFKAVGRAGMIEPFDLAVGKGEVIGLAGLLGSGRTESAELLFGVRTSDTGSASDQQGRVAHGSPREAIAAGFGFAPEDRKVDGIIADLSVRENIILALQAKRGWMSKISRQEQDALAERYIGRLDIRTSSADKPIGELSGGNQQKVVLARWLAMNPRFLILDEPTRGIDVGAHAEIVRLIQEITKTGMAVLVISSELEELVAVCDRVIVVRDRRHVTELAGSDISTDAIVRAIAQPEAA, from the coding sequence ATGCTCCTGTCGATCACATCGCTGTCGAAAAGCTTCGTCGGCACCAAGGCGCTGCAGAGCGTGGATTTCGAGCTTGCAGCCGGCGAGGTGCACGCGCTGCTCGGCGAGAACGGCGCAGGAAAATCCACGCTGATCAAATGCCTGACGGGCGCCTATGAACGCGATGCTGGCGAAATCCGCCTGGACGGCGTGTCGATCGACCCATCGTCGACCGCCGAAGCGCAGGCGCTCGGCATCGGCACCGTGTATCAGGAGGTGAACCTCCTGCCCAATCTCACCGTCGCGCAGAACCTGACATTCGGCCGCGAGCCACGCCGCTTCGGCCTTGTCGATGCGCGGGCGCAAAGAGCGCAGGCCCGTGCGATGCTGGAGCCTTACGGGCTCGACATCGATGTCGACCGCGACCTCGGCGCCTATTCGGTCGCCATCCGCCAGATCATCGCCATCGCGCGAGCCGTCGCGCTTTCGGGCAAGGTTCTCATTCTCGACGAGCCCACCGCGAGCCTTGATGCGGCCGAGGTGCGGATGCTGTTCACCATCGTGCGCAAGCTTCGCGCCGAAGGCCTCGGCATCATCTTCGTTTCGCATTTTCTCGATCAGGTCTTCGCCATCTGCGATCGCGTCACCGTGCTTAGAAACGGACGCAAGATCGTTACGGAGAAAACCGCCAATCTCGACCGCGTGCGCCTGATCTCGCATATGCTTGGCCGCGATCTGGAGGAAGCGGCGCACGAGCACCGCAAGCATGCCGATTCGGATCACGCTCAGCGCGGGCCGCTGCTCACGTTCAAAGCCGTCGGCCGCGCCGGCATGATCGAACCCTTCGACCTGGCTGTCGGCAAAGGCGAAGTGATCGGACTTGCCGGCCTGCTCGGCTCCGGGCGCACCGAAAGTGCAGAGCTTCTCTTCGGCGTTCGCACCAGCGATACCGGCAGCGCGTCCGATCAGCAGGGGCGCGTCGCCCACGGCAGCCCGCGCGAGGCGATCGCTGCCGGCTTCGGCTTTGCGCCGGAAGACCGCAAGGTCGATGGCATCATCGCCGACCTGTCGGTGCGCGAAAACATCATTCTGGCGCTGCAGGCCAAACGCGGCTGGATGTCGAAGATCTCGCGCCAGGAGCAGGATGCGCTTGCCGAACGCTATATCGGGCGCCTCGATATCCGCACCTCGAGCGCGGACAAGCCGATCGGAGAGCTGTCGGGCGGCAACCAGCAGAAGGTGGTCCTCGCGCGCTGGCTGGCGATGAACCCCCGCTTCCTGATCCTCGACGAACCCACCCGCGGCATTGACGTCGGCGCCCATGCCGAGATCGTCCGGCTGATCCAGGAGATCACGAAAACCGGCATGGCCGTGCTCGTCATCTCGTCCGAACTCGAGGAACTTGTCGCGGTCTGCGATCGCGTCATCGTGGTGCGCGACCGGCGGCATGTCACCGAACTCGCGGGCTCCGACATCAGCACGGACGCCATCGTCCGCGCCATTGCCCAGCCCGAGGCTGCTTGA
- a CDS encoding LysR family transcriptional regulator — MERLPFNDLALFATIAREGSFTRAAAMLGVSPSALSHAMRGLEARLGVRLLSRTTRSVSTTSAGEQLLASLAPALSAIERGVSDLDEWRDNPSGLLRITTFGWAARTVLEPRLPEFLIANPQVRVEVDIQDALVDIVSAGFDAGIRFGETLEKDMVAVRVGPDLRTIVVATPDYFRRNPPPTSPYDLERHACINYRLSTSGGLLPWEFSHAGKDIRIQTSGPLVVNDGPLAAAAVRAGAGLGYILEQDVADDLASGRLVQVLHEWCPIFPGCYLYHSSRRQSPPALRALIETLRTRNA; from the coding sequence ATGGAACGCTTGCCATTCAATGATCTTGCGTTGTTCGCCACCATTGCGCGCGAGGGCAGTTTCACGCGCGCGGCCGCGATGCTGGGCGTATCGCCGTCGGCGCTCAGCCATGCCATGCGCGGCTTGGAGGCCCGTCTAGGGGTCAGACTGCTGTCGCGCACCACTCGAAGTGTGTCCACGACGTCCGCAGGCGAGCAGCTTCTGGCTTCGCTCGCGCCGGCACTTTCGGCAATCGAACGCGGCGTCTCGGATCTCGACGAATGGCGAGACAATCCATCCGGCTTGTTGCGGATAACGACGTTCGGCTGGGCGGCAAGAACAGTGCTTGAGCCTCGGCTTCCCGAATTCCTGATCGCCAACCCGCAGGTGAGGGTCGAAGTGGACATCCAAGACGCATTGGTCGATATCGTCAGTGCCGGCTTCGATGCTGGAATTCGTTTCGGCGAGACGCTGGAGAAGGACATGGTGGCGGTGCGGGTTGGCCCGGATCTGCGCACCATCGTCGTGGCCACACCGGACTATTTCCGGCGAAATCCGCCGCCGACTTCGCCCTATGACCTCGAGCGTCATGCCTGCATCAACTATCGGCTTTCCACGTCCGGCGGCTTGCTGCCTTGGGAATTCTCTCACGCGGGAAAAGACATTCGGATCCAGACATCGGGCCCTCTCGTTGTAAACGATGGCCCCCTTGCTGCCGCAGCCGTGCGTGCAGGGGCTGGACTCGGTTATATCCTGGAGCAGGACGTGGCCGACGACCTGGCTTCGGGTCGCCTCGTCCAGGTCCTGCACGAATGGTGCCCGATCTTCCCAGGCTGCTACCTCTACCATTCGAGCCGGCGCCAGAGCCCGCCAGCCCTTCGTGCGTTGATCGAAACGCTGAGAACACGAAACGCGTGA
- a CDS encoding aldose epimerase family protein encodes MFGTMPDGQEVVGLDIQAGALKARILTHGARLQSLEMVGLDQSLVIGAPTLEPYLGSMAYFGAMVGRFANRIGNARFSIDGAPFATTPNFLDRHTLHGGSTGLHARIWNLADHSDRHVTLTIELPDGDEGFPGKMHIDTRYEVEAPSSLRVTTTARTNRATPCSITNHAYFRLGKGDIRQQMLTINAAHYLPVDADLIPTGDIAPVERTAFDFRQPRRIGEHRYDHNFCLGEHPAPLRLAAILEDPVAGIALHVSTTEPGLQFYDGENTQFSVDEAGTSLPSFAGLALETQAWPDAPNRPNFPDAILRPGDVYKNETHFEFRRFDK; translated from the coding sequence GTGTTCGGAACGATGCCCGATGGGCAAGAGGTCGTCGGGCTCGACATTCAGGCGGGAGCCTTGAAGGCACGCATCCTGACCCATGGTGCACGGCTGCAGTCGCTCGAGATGGTGGGGCTCGACCAGTCGCTCGTCATCGGCGCTCCAACGCTCGAACCCTATCTCGGCTCCATGGCTTATTTCGGAGCGATGGTTGGCCGGTTTGCCAATCGCATCGGCAACGCACGATTCTCCATCGATGGCGCCCCCTTTGCGACAACCCCGAATTTTCTCGACCGCCACACACTGCACGGCGGAAGCACTGGTCTGCACGCCCGGATCTGGAACCTCGCCGACCATAGCGATCGGCATGTCACCTTGACGATCGAGTTGCCGGACGGCGACGAGGGGTTTCCAGGCAAGATGCACATCGACACGCGCTATGAGGTCGAGGCGCCCTCCTCCCTCAGGGTCACGACGACGGCAAGGACGAACCGCGCCACACCCTGCAGCATTACCAACCATGCCTATTTCCGTTTGGGCAAAGGAGACATCCGGCAGCAGATGCTGACCATTAACGCCGCGCATTATCTGCCGGTCGACGCAGACCTGATCCCGACCGGCGATATCGCGCCGGTCGAACGAACCGCTTTCGACTTTCGGCAACCACGCCGCATTGGCGAGCATCGATACGACCACAATTTCTGTCTTGGCGAACATCCCGCACCACTTCGCCTGGCGGCCATTCTCGAGGATCCTGTCGCGGGTATCGCGCTCCATGTTTCGACGACCGAGCCCGGTTTGCAATTCTACGATGGCGAAAACACGCAATTTTCCGTCGACGAAGCGGGAACCAGCCTCCCGTCATTCGCCGGCCTCGCCCTCGAAACGCAGGCTTGGCCCGATGCGCCAAACCGCCCGAATTTTCCAGATGCCATCCTGCGCCCGGGAGATGTCTACAAGAACGAAACGCACTTCGAATTCCGCCGCTTTGACAAGTGA
- a CDS encoding ABC transporter permease, producing MIRTLRRITPQLLTLAALIALVTMFFPNFISISYDGTRFVGPIVDVLKRSAPVALLAVGMTLVIATRGIDLSVGTVMAIAGAVAAYAITSGFGLPATLALALLAGLAAGLWNGCLVALIGIQPIVATLILMTAGRGIAQLITEGRILTFSNDDFAFIGSGTVYGIPFPTILWLATAILVAALMRRTALGLLIEATGINRAASALAGVNATVILVAVYMASGFCAALAGIVATADIRGADANNAGLWLELDAILAVVIGGNSLLGGRFSIAGAMIGALIIQTINTGIVLAGFPSEYNLVIKAGLVLVILVMQSPNLSADWFYLKALISERRTARAERKEAS from the coding sequence ATGATACGCACGCTCCGACGCATCACGCCCCAGCTGTTGACGCTGGCAGCCCTCATCGCGCTCGTGACGATGTTCTTCCCGAACTTCATTTCGATCTCCTACGATGGCACACGCTTTGTCGGACCGATCGTGGATGTGCTCAAGCGATCGGCACCCGTCGCACTGCTCGCCGTCGGGATGACGCTCGTCATCGCCACGCGCGGGATCGATCTTTCCGTCGGCACCGTCATGGCGATCGCCGGCGCCGTCGCCGCCTACGCGATCACGTCCGGTTTCGGCCTGCCCGCGACATTGGCCTTGGCGCTGCTGGCAGGTCTCGCCGCCGGATTGTGGAACGGCTGTCTCGTCGCGCTCATCGGCATCCAGCCCATCGTCGCGACGCTGATCCTGATGACGGCTGGTCGAGGCATCGCCCAGTTGATAACTGAAGGTCGCATCCTGACCTTTTCCAACGACGATTTCGCGTTTATCGGCTCGGGAACGGTCTACGGCATCCCGTTTCCCACCATCCTTTGGCTTGCAACGGCGATCCTTGTCGCCGCACTGATGCGGCGAACCGCGCTTGGCCTTCTGATCGAAGCAACGGGCATTAACCGTGCGGCAAGCGCGCTCGCCGGCGTCAACGCCACCGTCATCCTCGTCGCGGTCTACATGGCATCCGGTTTCTGCGCGGCGCTGGCAGGTATCGTAGCGACAGCTGACATCCGCGGCGCCGATGCGAACAATGCCGGGCTGTGGCTTGAACTCGACGCGATCCTGGCCGTCGTGATCGGCGGCAATTCGCTGCTCGGCGGACGCTTCTCGATCGCCGGCGCGATGATCGGCGCATTGATCATCCAGACGATCAACACGGGCATCGTGCTTGCCGGCTTTCCGTCGGAATACAATCTCGTCATCAAGGCCGGCCTGGTCCTCGTGATCCTCGTGATGCAGTCGCCGAACCTCTCGGCCGACTGGTTCTATCTGAAGGCGCTGATCAGCGAACGGCGCACCGCACGCGCAGAGCGGAAGGAAGCGTCATGA
- the araD1 gene encoding AraD1 family protein: MLLSQYRREDGKAQIVAREGTEAYDVATDASLYDLALACANDGADLRSSILDLGLRKAVDLASLCADGRLLPPVLHPDPSHLHLTGTGLTHLGSASTRAAMHEKASDNETDSMRMFRMGLEGGKPLNGAPGVQPEWFYKGNGDALVAPCGALACPAYAEDGGEEPEIAGIYVIGNDGEPYRVGFALANEFSDHIMEKRNYLYLAHSKLRQAAVGPELLVGPLPDSIEGTSRIRRGQEVVFEKPFLSGEANMSHSIANLEHHHFKYGIFRRPGDVHVHMFGTATLSFAEGFAAQDGDVFEIEAASFGLPLTNRLTIARQLHQEKRQAVRML, from the coding sequence TTGCTGCTTTCACAGTACCGTCGCGAGGATGGGAAGGCTCAGATCGTTGCTCGCGAGGGCACGGAAGCCTACGACGTCGCGACCGATGCATCGCTTTACGATTTGGCCTTAGCCTGCGCGAACGATGGCGCCGATCTCAGATCGTCGATCCTTGATCTTGGCCTGCGCAAAGCCGTGGACCTGGCATCGCTCTGCGCCGATGGCCGGCTCCTGCCGCCCGTCCTGCATCCGGATCCGAGCCACCTGCACCTGACGGGAACCGGGCTGACCCATCTGGGATCGGCATCGACACGCGCGGCCATGCACGAGAAGGCTAGCGATAACGAGACCGATTCCATGCGGATGTTCCGCATGGGTCTCGAAGGCGGCAAGCCCTTGAACGGCGCACCGGGCGTGCAGCCGGAATGGTTCTACAAAGGCAATGGCGACGCGCTGGTCGCGCCTTGTGGCGCGCTTGCATGCCCTGCCTATGCCGAAGACGGCGGTGAAGAGCCCGAAATTGCCGGCATCTATGTCATTGGCAACGATGGTGAGCCTTATCGTGTCGGCTTCGCGCTCGCCAATGAGTTTTCCGACCACATCATGGAGAAGCGGAACTACCTCTATCTCGCGCACTCCAAGCTGCGCCAGGCGGCGGTCGGGCCGGAACTGCTCGTCGGCCCCTTGCCGGACAGCATCGAAGGGACGAGCCGTATACGGCGTGGCCAAGAAGTCGTCTTTGAAAAGCCGTTCCTTTCGGGTGAGGCGAACATGTCCCATTCGATCGCCAATCTGGAGCATCATCACTTCAAATACGGCATCTTCCGCCGGCCGGGTGACGTCCACGTCCACATGTTCGGCACGGCGACGCTGTCCTTCGCCGAAGGGTTCGCTGCGCAGGATGGCGATGTTTTCGAGATCGAGGCTGCGTCCTTCGGGCTGCCCCTGACCAACCGGCTGACGATCGCAAGACAGCTCCATCAGGAGAAGCGCCAAGCGGTGCGCATGCTTTGA